From Gimesia panareensis, the proteins below share one genomic window:
- a CDS encoding WD40 repeat domain-containing serine/threonine protein kinase has protein sequence MPGQQKLELLRKIDAIADRFEALWSARERPQLEDWISSEKPQVQSDLLAELLAIELEWRTEAGETPESVEYGLRFPEQKQIINKVFADWREAAGLETTGNYSGPHGDTIVPESDLTPAESLSSGQLFLDRFQLQRQLGRGGFGTVYEAYDLQLGRSVALKVPHSDANSESRQRFLIEARAAGKLRHNHIVTVFDGGDAAGTLYIACELIDGKDLAHTIKTRSPSLTQIISWIGDAARGLNYAHQEGVIHRDIKPANLLVSSDNRILVADFGLARRHDDQSALTVDGSVFGTPAYMSPEQAVGETSKIGPASDQYNLGVVLYEILTGRLPYYGNNIPQILHQIQNQEPPQPRSLNPSIPEDLEAICLKAMSRDIPDRYASLQDFADDLQRWLNHEPVLARPISWTERLRRRMRRHPLIASLSIASLILLVVSGITGGLSWYRGQQLSEIQIQAVETESQLTTQKKITASQEQELKQSRQQVTQIQEEVVEKSNAADRNRYRVLMRQISEGFQRGQMKPDRLRILLDDCPQQLRDWEWFYFDHLLQPQSQVLFTAETPLRDALLSPDQTQLAIIDGEGKVCILSLGDGQIRQQWNSRAIDVQQIAWDPTGKLLAIGDKLNGLRIWNADTGKLVSTLKNQDFLFGATAEKGEYVAPEVTQLMTDYQRTRKAQARKTIEQSPELEKAQQQNAEVQKRLPPEIHNNPLLNRFTGQGPAGMMPTVLPNLEGYGWSVAFDSTGNRIAVGGDRFIQIWDLALKRRTHLLLATQNTYVTSLTFSADDRFLSAGTYFGEAVIFDLTDGSERLRKNMEVPHSHFTTAWAPDGQSFYVPDANGEVGVISLVDHLLRTPVERHRGKTTAIAISDNGSSLATAGTDYCIRIWHSAALQLSKLLLTNAAEVKRLQFLEDQSRLVSCSKHEVRVWDIGKPSPRLPGPRNDPREAELAAVSGKIEEVSIDEILTKIAISPDSRFSALSVFDTRLKVRDMATGEVLLAFPDQDKIRTGTRIAGMPRFDPQGRWLAIAAYDREIVQEKNKPRLGRFGPQPKPEKENTYDLIVWSLPRWEPRKFSITNTKYDYDNPGFLSVSQDGKYLAYSRSHELFLLGSEDFQPLWSFQTDSPIRCNAISPTSSSVAFKCANGQIQSLSIATGKIEHRYGQQGGPEPDPLIPVKSRLDLEFSPDGKLLATSGEGGTIVLWDVDTEKEYTRLYGHLGRIDSLAFHPAGTRLVTASEDQTIRLWDVLNGEEIALLSDLPRNYYVGGGLCFSKSGRELYVVENCYLIHLDAGPAYLNK, from the coding sequence ATGCCGGGACAGCAGAAACTCGAACTACTGAGAAAAATCGATGCGATCGCGGATCGATTTGAAGCCCTGTGGTCTGCCCGGGAACGGCCACAGCTGGAGGACTGGATTTCGTCTGAGAAACCACAAGTGCAGTCCGATCTGCTGGCAGAATTACTGGCAATCGAACTGGAGTGGCGCACCGAGGCGGGAGAAACTCCGGAATCCGTTGAATACGGCCTCCGTTTTCCGGAGCAGAAACAGATCATCAACAAAGTGTTTGCGGACTGGCGAGAAGCCGCTGGTCTGGAAACGACGGGCAATTATTCAGGACCACACGGAGACACGATTGTTCCTGAGTCCGATTTGACCCCCGCAGAAAGTCTGTCATCGGGACAGCTGTTTCTCGACCGCTTTCAACTGCAGCGCCAGCTGGGACGGGGTGGGTTTGGTACCGTTTATGAAGCTTACGATCTCCAACTGGGACGTTCGGTCGCTCTCAAGGTGCCGCACTCCGATGCCAACAGCGAATCCCGACAGCGGTTTCTGATCGAAGCACGCGCGGCCGGCAAACTGAGACACAATCATATCGTCACAGTTTTCGACGGAGGTGATGCGGCCGGGACGCTGTATATTGCCTGCGAACTCATCGACGGCAAAGATCTGGCCCATACGATCAAAACCCGCTCTCCGTCTCTGACACAAATCATCAGCTGGATCGGGGATGCCGCCCGTGGTCTGAACTACGCACACCAGGAAGGCGTCATTCACCGCGACATCAAACCGGCGAACCTGCTGGTTTCGAGTGACAACCGGATTCTAGTGGCCGACTTTGGTCTGGCACGACGGCACGATGATCAGTCGGCATTGACCGTTGACGGCAGCGTGTTTGGGACTCCCGCTTATATGTCTCCGGAACAGGCTGTGGGTGAGACATCGAAAATCGGACCGGCCAGTGATCAGTACAATCTCGGCGTCGTACTCTATGAAATCCTCACCGGACGGCTCCCTTATTATGGAAATAATATTCCACAGATTCTGCACCAGATCCAAAATCAGGAACCTCCCCAACCACGTTCACTGAATCCCTCGATCCCGGAAGATCTGGAAGCGATCTGTCTGAAGGCGATGAGCCGCGACATCCCGGACCGGTATGCGAGTCTACAGGATTTTGCAGACGATCTGCAGCGCTGGCTCAATCATGAACCGGTGCTGGCACGTCCCATTTCCTGGACGGAACGTCTGCGACGTCGTATGAGACGACATCCCCTGATCGCATCCCTGAGCATCGCTTCACTGATTCTGCTGGTCGTCAGTGGAATCACGGGGGGACTTTCCTGGTACCGGGGACAGCAGCTCAGTGAAATCCAGATCCAGGCAGTCGAAACCGAATCTCAGCTGACGACGCAAAAGAAGATTACGGCGTCCCAGGAACAGGAGCTGAAACAATCGCGCCAGCAGGTGACCCAGATTCAGGAGGAGGTCGTTGAAAAAAGTAACGCTGCAGACCGAAACCGCTATCGGGTACTCATGCGGCAGATTTCAGAGGGCTTTCAGCGGGGACAGATGAAGCCAGATCGATTACGGATACTGCTCGACGATTGTCCGCAGCAGTTACGCGACTGGGAATGGTTCTACTTTGATCATCTGCTGCAGCCTCAGTCTCAGGTTCTGTTCACAGCAGAAACACCGCTGCGCGATGCCTTGCTCTCGCCGGATCAGACTCAGTTGGCCATCATTGATGGCGAGGGAAAAGTCTGCATTCTGTCACTGGGGGACGGTCAGATCCGTCAGCAGTGGAACAGCCGGGCGATCGATGTCCAGCAGATTGCCTGGGATCCCACGGGAAAGCTGCTGGCGATTGGAGATAAATTAAACGGCCTGCGGATCTGGAATGCAGACACCGGCAAACTGGTTTCGACGCTTAAAAATCAGGACTTCCTGTTTGGAGCGACGGCTGAAAAGGGAGAGTATGTGGCTCCCGAAGTCACTCAGCTGATGACCGACTACCAGAGAACACGCAAGGCTCAGGCTCGAAAAACGATCGAACAGTCGCCTGAACTTGAAAAGGCACAACAACAAAATGCAGAGGTACAAAAACGGCTGCCCCCTGAAATACACAACAATCCCCTGCTGAATCGATTCACAGGCCAGGGACCTGCAGGCATGATGCCCACTGTCTTGCCGAACCTGGAAGGTTACGGCTGGTCTGTCGCCTTTGATTCCACTGGTAACCGGATTGCCGTCGGCGGTGACCGATTCATCCAGATCTGGGATCTCGCACTCAAACGCCGCACCCATCTGCTGCTGGCGACCCAAAACACCTATGTGACTTCGCTGACATTCAGTGCAGACGATCGGTTCCTCTCCGCAGGAACCTACTTTGGTGAAGCCGTCATTTTCGACCTTACGGACGGCAGCGAGCGGCTGCGAAAAAATATGGAGGTACCCCATTCCCATTTCACAACGGCCTGGGCACCCGACGGCCAATCTTTTTATGTTCCGGATGCCAATGGAGAAGTGGGAGTGATCAGTCTGGTAGATCACCTGTTGCGAACTCCCGTGGAACGTCATCGCGGTAAAACTACTGCGATCGCAATCAGTGATAATGGTTCCAGCCTGGCGACTGCCGGTACTGATTATTGTATCCGCATCTGGCATAGTGCTGCTCTGCAACTTTCTAAACTGCTGCTGACCAATGCTGCTGAGGTAAAACGGCTCCAGTTTCTCGAGGATCAATCCAGGCTCGTTTCCTGTTCAAAGCACGAGGTACGGGTCTGGGACATTGGCAAGCCGTCCCCCCGGTTACCAGGCCCACGAAATGATCCGCGGGAGGCAGAATTAGCCGCTGTCTCAGGTAAAATCGAAGAAGTTTCCATTGATGAGATACTCACCAAAATCGCCATCAGTCCTGATAGCCGATTCAGCGCGTTGTCCGTGTTTGATACCAGATTAAAGGTCCGAGACATGGCTACAGGAGAAGTGCTCCTGGCCTTCCCCGACCAGGACAAGATCAGGACCGGAACGCGCATTGCCGGGATGCCCCGGTTTGACCCACAGGGCCGGTGGTTGGCAATCGCCGCATACGACAGAGAGATTGTGCAAGAGAAAAACAAACCCCGATTGGGCAGATTCGGCCCCCAGCCCAAACCGGAAAAAGAAAACACGTATGATTTGATTGTCTGGTCACTCCCCCGCTGGGAGCCCCGCAAATTTTCAATTACAAACACAAAATACGATTATGACAATCCTGGTTTTCTTTCTGTCAGTCAGGATGGGAAATATCTGGCTTACAGTCGTTCCCATGAGCTCTTTCTGCTCGGCTCTGAAGATTTTCAGCCGCTGTGGTCTTTCCAGACCGACAGCCCCATTCGCTGCAATGCAATCTCACCCACTTCCAGCAGCGTGGCCTTCAAATGCGCCAATGGACAAATCCAGTCGCTCTCAATTGCAACCGGTAAAATTGAACACCGCTACGGTCAGCAGGGTGGTCCGGAACCGGACCCTCTGATCCCCGTCAAATCGAGACTCGACCTGGAGTTCAGCCCTGACGGCAAGCTGCTGGCCACCTCCGGAGAAGGGGGAACCATTGTCTTGTGGGATGTCGATACCGAAAAGGAATATACGCGCCTGTACGGTCATCTCGGCCGGATCGATTCACTGGCTTTTCATCCTGCAGGCACGCGTCTGGTCACAGCCAGTGAGGACCAGACCATTCGCCTGTGGGATGTTTTGAATGGCGAGGAAATCGCGTTACTCTCCGATCTACCCCGCAATTATTATGTCGGTGGTGGCCTCTGCTTTTCCAAATCAGGAAGGGAATTGTACGTAGTCGAAAACTGTTACCTGATCCACCTCGACGCAGGTCCCGCATACCTCAACAAATAA
- a CDS encoding glycosyltransferase family 2 protein — MNPETKQHREDQICVVMGTYNGFEFLEEQIESILDQSCHAWNLLIRDDHSSDRTPELLSRYADVAGVTVIQAQQRLGVIQNFNQLLQRACATDCRYVALSDQDDVWDREKLATQLRLMQQLESEQPDQPLLVHSDLEVVDQHLRQIAPSFMKYQGIQHESSDPLQVLLVQNFVTGCTVLVNRRLLELALPIPEETLMHDWWLALCAAALGTIACVETPLIQYRQHGRNEVGAKQFSRFLNPFRNNYYQLWNAGRTVLTQSLEQARALAERVRQFDSTNPHLPMIEEYAQLQQAGSLGRVKKIHQLRIHSQSKLRHQLMLSRLINLPRKRAA, encoded by the coding sequence ATGAATCCAGAGACGAAGCAGCACAGAGAAGACCAGATCTGTGTTGTGATGGGGACCTATAACGGATTTGAGTTCCTCGAGGAGCAGATCGAGAGTATTCTCGATCAGAGCTGTCATGCGTGGAATCTGCTGATACGCGATGATCATTCCTCCGATCGAACTCCAGAGCTTCTGTCCCGCTATGCAGATGTTGCCGGCGTCACTGTGATTCAGGCACAACAGCGCCTGGGAGTGATCCAGAACTTCAATCAATTGCTGCAGCGGGCCTGCGCGACAGATTGTCGTTACGTGGCGCTGTCTGACCAGGATGATGTCTGGGACCGCGAAAAACTTGCGACTCAGCTCAGACTGATGCAGCAGTTGGAATCGGAACAGCCGGACCAGCCGCTCCTGGTCCACAGCGACCTGGAAGTGGTCGATCAGCATCTGCGACAGATCGCTCCCTCCTTTATGAAGTATCAGGGGATTCAGCATGAGTCGTCAGACCCGCTGCAGGTCCTGCTGGTTCAGAATTTTGTGACCGGTTGTACGGTGCTGGTGAATCGACGGCTGCTGGAACTGGCGCTGCCGATTCCGGAAGAAACTCTGATGCACGACTGGTGGCTGGCACTGTGTGCGGCAGCACTGGGAACAATCGCCTGTGTTGAGACACCCCTGATCCAGTATCGTCAGCATGGGAGAAACGAAGTTGGCGCCAAGCAGTTTTCCCGGTTTCTGAATCCGTTTCGGAATAATTACTACCAGTTGTGGAATGCGGGGCGCACGGTTTTGACTCAATCCCTGGAACAGGCCCGCGCACTGGCAGAGCGGGTTCGTCAATTTGATTCGACAAACCCGCATCTACCCATGATTGAGGAGTACGCGCAACTGCAGCAGGCCGGATCGCTGGGCCGGGTGAAAAAAATTCATCAGCTGCGGATTCACTCTCAGTCAAAGCTGAGGCATCAACTGATGCTCTCCCGGCTGATCAACCTGCCACGCAAACGGGCTGCCTGA
- a CDS encoding glycosyltransferase family 2 protein — translation MGTDPLVSVVIPSYNHEKYIESAISSVLNQTYKNLELIVIDDGSKDRSLELIRQFKDPRLQVHAQENAGAHATINRGLEMAQGDFLTVLNSDDLYEPERLEICLKRFADNPDLGLVSSWINVIGSEGNLLGVKQGWENMQPWDLGDPDRSFRKTGSFSLNLLSSNYVATTSNMLWTRAVYQAVGGMRDLRFVHDWDYLLRVASQFPCEQVEQPLMRYRIHDSNTIHSNYDWMMFEICWVITANLNRFFGSQLFNKEELSAEITDLDMLYESINFQGNEKLVWLIQNYLTHLTQQGHPSPEEELIHNKTLREFFISKVKKPVEEQAPSRPPVLHRLHSHLKKVKQRMF, via the coding sequence ATGGGAACGGATCCGTTAGTTTCAGTCGTGATTCCCAGTTATAATCACGAAAAGTATATCGAATCAGCTATCTCCTCAGTTCTGAATCAGACTTATAAAAATCTGGAACTGATCGTCATTGATGATGGATCGAAAGATCGCAGCCTGGAATTGATCAGACAGTTCAAGGATCCGCGGCTGCAGGTTCACGCACAGGAAAATGCCGGCGCACATGCCACGATCAACCGGGGTCTGGAAATGGCGCAAGGTGATTTCCTGACGGTCCTGAATTCCGATGACCTCTATGAGCCCGAGCGGCTGGAGATCTGTCTCAAACGGTTCGCTGACAATCCTGACCTGGGGCTGGTCTCTTCCTGGATTAATGTGATCGGTTCGGAAGGCAACCTGCTCGGGGTGAAACAGGGTTGGGAAAACATGCAGCCCTGGGATCTGGGCGATCCCGATCGTTCTTTCCGGAAGACCGGAAGTTTCAGTTTGAACCTGCTGTCGAGTAACTATGTTGCCACGACCAGCAACATGCTTTGGACGCGTGCGGTGTACCAGGCCGTCGGCGGTATGCGTGATCTGCGCTTCGTACATGACTGGGATTATCTGTTGAGGGTGGCGTCACAATTTCCCTGTGAGCAGGTCGAACAGCCGTTAATGCGCTATCGCATCCATGATTCCAACACCATTCACTCCAATTACGACTGGATGATGTTCGAGATCTGCTGGGTCATTACCGCCAATCTGAATCGGTTCTTTGGCTCTCAGCTGTTTAACAAAGAGGAGTTGTCCGCGGAGATCACCGACCTGGATATGCTCTATGAGTCGATCAATTTTCAGGGTAATGAGAAACTGGTCTGGCTGATCCAGAATTATCTGACGCACCTGACTCAGCAGGGACATCCGTCGCCCGAGGAAGAACTGATTCACAATAAGACACTTCGCGAATTCTTTATCTCGAAAGTGAAAAAGCCGGTTGAGGAACAGGCGCCGTCACGACCCCCTGTATTGCATCGGCTGCATTCTCACTTGAAAAAAGTCAAACAACGGATGTTTTAA
- a CDS encoding glycosyltransferase: MCATECSPAKTIRLFSPGSETKVYPLDLSVIIPTYNRADRLSKLLESWLEVDAFTQLKYELIFSDDGSDDETLEILHSFQKMLPIRILKNEHAGPAEARNSGIAAASGHRVLFLGDDIYPAADLLDIHVSLGKRLGDHVAILGKVDWHPEQEHNHLIRHITEIGHEQFSYSVLPENHFTDYRHFYTCNVSVSNAMLSTETTMFDRRFYKANFEDIELAYRLSANGMKIYYAPAAYAHHYHEYDVERFSGRQETAGEMAQIFVDLHPEIDELLQLSEIEVQYNRYLKRYGIQEQPQTQLEQVLSCCKQYETDLKVNPGDLGKEKLLSLLYRQLFKFKFAAGVLSKAEEYHKCTVDHFLYDRCFGYEFYNQLCSLQIENLSDDGKLTLPGLLQYYARLLKFKMVPSHLGKASELISNSLQEDVKNWAIRPDLKQMAKQKAKEYLRQYAVLRQLRQKARGLSMLRFKRKVAMEKPTESDIPRIAILSEDFISPSLIQDYQRELGKAVVFVRKTDLGFEYHSQGEMAVTPEISTIDFSYVLQVEDESEIPQIFHLKNVLVSLGCYWDEYLLLSHSYQPEPTVGVKSLPAQLFLKRNLYLSKEKETVRQGRVLRLLPAPNGVQEYQLHDLLADDSTERGFLNRNLIFEPGQVPVKSVETLKVDFLNAPKDKPVVFVFPVFMAVGGAERNIIAVMNELQDQYHFVVVTMEKHSQRQGSLHHQVEEFTSDIFDLAEIASPDDFLKVLQALKQQYNPELLLITNGSPWLLSNTKQIRKLFAEIPIIDHQVYDQQAGWIEHYTDPGIQSFDHFVAINKKIQSVMEHDKGISQERIRQIYHALDTERIRKFYQSRFDADAVCQKHGLPADRDKFIFLARLSSQKRPLEFLKMLKSLQDMGRREFFIMVGDGELKQDVDDFIRTAGLKNLIRIPFVNNPLELIAVSKGMIFTSAFEGLPVAMLEALSLGVPTFSTDVGDVRPVLEEYSAGMTIPVDCTTQDYVKYFNQFLVEREQYAANLEEGKKQIVDRFSAECIASQYGGLFRESMQLKKGA; encoded by the coding sequence GTGTGTGCCACTGAATGTTCTCCCGCCAAAACAATACGTCTATTCAGTCCCGGTTCCGAAACCAAAGTCTATCCTCTCGATTTGAGTGTGATTATACCGACCTATAACAGGGCGGACCGGCTTTCCAAATTACTGGAGTCATGGCTTGAGGTCGATGCCTTCACGCAACTGAAATACGAGCTGATCTTTTCAGATGATGGTTCTGATGATGAGACCCTCGAAATTCTGCACTCATTTCAGAAAATGCTTCCCATCCGCATTCTGAAAAATGAGCATGCCGGCCCTGCCGAGGCCAGAAACAGTGGTATTGCTGCTGCCAGCGGACATCGGGTTTTGTTTCTGGGTGATGATATTTACCCGGCGGCTGATCTGCTGGACATTCATGTCAGCCTGGGGAAACGCCTGGGCGATCATGTCGCCATTCTGGGAAAAGTGGACTGGCATCCCGAACAGGAACACAATCATCTCATCCGGCATATTACCGAAATCGGACACGAACAGTTCAGTTACAGTGTGCTGCCGGAAAATCACTTTACTGATTACCGGCACTTCTATACCTGTAATGTCAGTGTTTCCAATGCGATGCTGTCGACTGAAACGACCATGTTTGACCGTCGATTCTATAAGGCCAATTTTGAAGACATCGAACTGGCTTATCGATTATCTGCTAATGGCATGAAAATCTATTATGCGCCTGCCGCCTATGCGCATCATTATCATGAATACGATGTCGAACGTTTTTCGGGCCGACAGGAAACCGCAGGAGAAATGGCACAGATTTTCGTCGACCTGCATCCTGAAATTGATGAATTACTGCAGCTGTCGGAAATCGAAGTTCAATATAACCGCTACCTGAAACGTTATGGGATACAGGAACAGCCGCAAACGCAACTGGAGCAGGTATTGAGCTGTTGTAAACAGTATGAAACAGACTTGAAAGTGAATCCCGGAGACCTGGGAAAAGAGAAACTGCTGTCGCTGCTTTACCGGCAGTTATTCAAATTTAAATTTGCTGCGGGTGTCTTATCAAAGGCTGAAGAATATCACAAATGCACCGTCGATCATTTTCTGTATGATCGGTGTTTCGGTTACGAATTCTACAATCAGCTCTGCAGCCTGCAGATCGAAAATCTGTCAGATGACGGTAAACTCACCTTGCCAGGCTTGCTGCAGTATTATGCCCGCCTGCTGAAATTCAAAATGGTTCCCTCTCACCTGGGAAAAGCATCTGAACTGATCAGTAATTCATTGCAGGAAGACGTGAAGAACTGGGCCATTCGTCCCGATCTGAAACAGATGGCCAAACAGAAAGCGAAAGAATACCTCCGGCAGTACGCCGTGTTGAGGCAACTCCGACAGAAAGCTCGCGGCCTGTCGATGCTGCGTTTTAAACGCAAGGTGGCCATGGAAAAACCGACGGAAAGCGACATTCCCCGGATTGCCATTCTATCTGAAGATTTTATCTCGCCATCTCTGATCCAGGACTATCAGCGGGAACTGGGAAAGGCAGTCGTGTTCGTCCGGAAAACAGACCTGGGGTTTGAATATCACTCCCAGGGAGAAATGGCTGTCACCCCGGAGATCAGTACGATTGACTTCTCATACGTGCTGCAGGTTGAGGATGAGTCTGAGATTCCTCAAATCTTTCACCTGAAAAATGTGCTGGTTTCTCTGGGCTGTTACTGGGATGAGTATCTGCTGCTGTCCCACTCTTATCAGCCGGAACCGACCGTGGGGGTGAAAAGTCTGCCCGCCCAGTTATTCCTGAAGAGAAACCTGTATCTTTCAAAAGAAAAAGAGACGGTCAGGCAGGGCAGAGTTCTGCGATTGTTACCGGCTCCGAACGGTGTGCAGGAATACCAGCTGCATGATCTGCTGGCTGACGATTCCACCGAACGTGGCTTCCTGAACCGGAATCTCATCTTTGAACCAGGCCAGGTACCAGTCAAATCAGTGGAAACTCTCAAGGTTGATTTTCTGAATGCCCCCAAAGACAAGCCAGTCGTCTTCGTCTTCCCTGTCTTCATGGCAGTGGGAGGTGCAGAACGGAATATTATCGCCGTGATGAACGAACTGCAGGATCAGTATCATTTTGTCGTCGTTACGATGGAGAAGCATTCCCAGAGGCAGGGAAGCCTGCATCACCAGGTAGAGGAATTCACAAGCGATATCTTTGATCTGGCGGAAATAGCTTCTCCAGATGATTTTCTGAAAGTGCTGCAGGCGCTGAAACAGCAGTACAATCCGGAACTGCTGCTGATTACCAATGGTTCACCCTGGTTGCTTTCGAACACGAAACAGATCCGAAAGCTGTTCGCAGAAATCCCGATCATCGATCATCAGGTATACGATCAGCAAGCCGGGTGGATTGAGCACTATACTGACCCTGGAATTCAGAGCTTTGATCACTTTGTGGCCATCAACAAGAAAATCCAATCGGTGATGGAACATGACAAAGGCATTTCTCAGGAGCGGATCAGACAGATATACCATGCCCTGGATACCGAGCGGATCCGCAAGTTTTATCAATCCAGATTCGATGCGGATGCCGTCTGCCAGAAACATGGTTTGCCGGCCGACAGAGATAAGTTTATTTTTCTGGCGAGGTTGAGTTCGCAGAAACGGCCACTCGAATTCCTGAAGATGTTGAAATCACTGCAGGACATGGGACGCCGGGAGTTCTTCATCATGGTTGGAGATGGAGAACTGAAGCAGGACGTCGATGATTTTATCCGCACTGCCGGTTTGAAAAACCTGATCCGGATTCCTTTTGTGAATAACCCGCTGGAATTGATCGCAGTTTCCAAAGGCATGATATTTACATCGGCTTTCGAAGGACTGCCCGTAGCGATGCTGGAAGCACTCAGCCTGGGGGTACCGACGTTCTCAACCGATGTGGGTGATGTGAGACCTGTCCTGGAAGAGTATTCTGCAGGAATGACGATTCCCGTTGATTGCACGACTCAGGACTATGTGAAGTACTTCAATCAGTTCCTGGTGGAACGGGAACAGTACGCTGCCAACCTGGAAGAAGGCAAAAAACAGATTGTGGACCGGTTCAGTGCCGAATGTATCGCATCACAGTACGGCGGGCTGTTTCGTGAATCAATGCAATTGAAAAAGGGGGCGTGA
- a CDS encoding amidohydrolase family protein has translation MHHMNRRHFLKSTAAGIVAAQTGLSWAAEKNKVMLPAKVVDTHTHFYDPTRPEGVPWPPKNSSLYRTVLPKDFVALPKYQPVNATVVVEASKLVEDNQWILDLAKDNPVIIGFVGRLTPGDPQFRQQLKRFAKNPIYKGIRVNYNLIEPGLSQPKFVDDLKLMADKGLQVDLNGGPVTLDAARKVSKLVPDLRIVVDHIGNVVIKGDEIDPEWQRYMEALSDQKQVFIKVSALVEGASRHRPNDVPADVDYYRPTLDVIWKQIGVDRMIFGSNWPVAERAADYVTLQKILVDYLQDKGQAALDKVFWQNSKVAYRWDKYPGE, from the coding sequence ATGCATCACATGAATCGTCGTCACTTTCTGAAATCGACTGCAGCAGGCATCGTTGCCGCTCAAACCGGCCTGAGTTGGGCTGCTGAGAAAAATAAGGTAATGCTACCGGCGAAAGTCGTTGACACGCACACCCACTTCTACGACCCCACTCGTCCCGAGGGCGTTCCCTGGCCTCCCAAAAACTCGTCTCTGTATCGTACGGTGCTCCCCAAAGACTTCGTGGCACTTCCCAAGTATCAGCCGGTGAATGCGACCGTCGTCGTGGAAGCGAGCAAGCTGGTCGAAGACAACCAGTGGATTCTGGATCTGGCGAAAGACAATCCAGTGATCATCGGCTTTGTGGGGCGGCTGACTCCGGGAGATCCCCAGTTCCGTCAGCAGCTCAAACGGTTTGCTAAAAATCCGATCTATAAAGGGATCCGCGTCAATTACAACCTGATTGAGCCGGGTCTGTCACAGCCGAAGTTTGTCGATGATCTGAAGCTGATGGCGGATAAAGGACTGCAGGTCGACCTGAACGGCGGCCCGGTGACTTTGGATGCGGCCCGGAAGGTTTCAAAACTGGTTCCCGATTTACGAATCGTTGTCGACCACATCGGCAACGTCGTCATCAAAGGGGATGAAATCGATCCGGAATGGCAGCGCTATATGGAAGCCCTTTCCGATCAGAAACAGGTTTTCATCAAGGTCTCTGCGCTGGTGGAAGGCGCCTCCCGGCATCGCCCAAATGATGTGCCCGCGGATGTCGACTATTACCGCCCGACGCTGGACGTGATCTGGAAACAGATCGGTGTCGACCGCATGATCTTCGGCAGTAACTGGCCTGTCGCCGAACGGGCAGCCGACTATGTGACCTTGCAGAAGATCCTGGTCGACTACCTGCAGGACAAAGGCCAGGCTGCCCTGGATAAAGTCTTCTGGCAGAACTCCAAAGTAGCCTACCGCTGGGATAAATATCCCGGGGAATAG